The Lichenihabitans psoromatis genome contains a region encoding:
- a CDS encoding magnesium transporter CorA family protein produces the protein MLKFYDNVGARDEVTCDLTLPDLPSNVVWMDLLDPTAEELSFVERFAKVILPDDESLEDLQTVSRLRFEGDILQVFTPVLFRDPAGEVRTTTVGFFLTPKLLVTVRTEELLSFTNYINRKVKPGDATVHVATDVFVGLLEAIVDRMADAVEALGAELDRVSRQIFTNPADSPKRIKPIKYEAELESILHTVGRSGDLTSNIRDSLLGIGRLLAFVTANAQDKLPNGVKNRIKTLRQDIASLNDYETRLTDKVQFLLDSTLGFINIDQNRLFRLLTIASVVGIPPTFVVGLYGMNFKNMPEYDWAWGYQWGLLLVSISMVVPAIWLRRKGWF, from the coding sequence ATGCTGAAATTCTACGACAATGTCGGCGCGCGCGACGAGGTCACGTGTGACCTAACTCTCCCCGATCTGCCGTCCAACGTCGTCTGGATGGATCTCCTCGACCCCACGGCCGAGGAACTCTCGTTCGTCGAACGCTTTGCGAAAGTCATTCTTCCCGACGACGAGAGCCTCGAAGATCTACAGACCGTCAGTCGGCTTCGCTTTGAGGGCGATATCCTGCAGGTCTTCACGCCGGTGCTGTTTCGCGATCCGGCCGGTGAGGTTCGAACCACGACCGTCGGATTTTTCCTGACACCCAAGCTTCTGGTCACGGTCCGCACCGAAGAACTCTTGTCTTTCACCAATTACATCAACCGGAAGGTCAAACCCGGCGACGCGACCGTTCATGTGGCGACGGATGTCTTCGTCGGTTTGCTCGAGGCGATCGTTGATCGTATGGCCGACGCGGTCGAGGCGCTCGGAGCCGAACTCGACCGCGTGTCCCGCCAGATCTTCACCAACCCGGCCGACAGCCCCAAGCGGATCAAGCCCATCAAATACGAAGCCGAACTCGAATCGATCCTGCACACGGTGGGTCGATCGGGTGACCTCACCTCGAATATCCGGGACAGTCTGCTTGGTATCGGTCGCTTGCTGGCTTTCGTGACCGCCAACGCACAAGACAAGCTGCCGAACGGGGTCAAGAACCGTATCAAGACGTTACGGCAGGATATCGCATCGCTGAATGACTACGAGACGCGTCTGACCGACAAGGTGCAGTTCCTGCTCGATTCGACGCTGGGCTTTATCAATATCGATCAGAACCGGCTGTTTCGCCTGCTCACGATCGCGTCCGTGGTCGGCATCCCCCCGACCTTCGTGGTCGGTCTCTATGGCATGAACTTCAAGAATATGCCGGAATACGACTGGGCCTGGGGGTACCAATGGGGTCTGCTGTTGGTTTCGATCAGCATGGTCGTCCCGGCGATTTGGCTGCGCCGAAAAGGGTGGTTCTGA
- a CDS encoding cation:proton antiporter — MTAELFPAGTREVLLFLATAGIVVPIFHRLRISPVLGFVLGGIALGPFGLGALVPVFPILSHVALNNLERVAGVAEFGVVFLLFMIGLELSFERLSTMRRLVFGLGPLQVCVCGAALALGAVLGLGVSAPVALVLGTALALSSTAIVVPVLAERKRLNSGAGRTAFAVLLFQDLAVAPLLFGVSLLSSHEVGGIGLGLLLRLAPAIVGIGVIVTLGRLILRPLFHHVASARSTELFMAASLFVVIGTSAITAAAGLSMAIGAFLAGLLLAETEYRREIEVTIEPFKGLLLGLFFVSVGADLDLTRLFADPLRIVEIAAGLLVVKTMLLLGVGVAIKLPRRVAVEVALLLGPGGEFAFVIVNALLAAHVLDPKIGQDLLVAVTLTMIAIPLIAVVAERLGKRLGRRADIAVPVEPPPDDGQSRVIIVGFGRVGRLVSEMLTVHNVPFLAIDESPSLVARERAAGTPIYFGDATRPEFLRRCGLETARALVLTVSSSRVVEQVAAIGRAESQDLVVVARARDADHARALYDLGVTDAVPETIEASLQLSEAVLVDVGVPMGLVIASVHEKRDEFRRLLNTEPSTARVRQSIRRPVPR, encoded by the coding sequence TTGACCGCAGAGCTTTTCCCGGCCGGGACCCGTGAGGTGCTGCTGTTTCTTGCCACGGCCGGCATTGTTGTGCCGATCTTCCACCGCCTCCGCATCAGCCCGGTGCTGGGCTTCGTGCTTGGCGGCATCGCGCTTGGCCCATTCGGCCTCGGCGCACTGGTGCCGGTCTTTCCGATCCTATCGCATGTGGCCCTGAACAATCTCGAGCGCGTGGCCGGGGTGGCCGAATTCGGCGTCGTCTTTCTGTTGTTCATGATCGGTCTCGAGCTTTCGTTCGAGCGGCTGTCGACCATGCGGCGGCTTGTGTTCGGCCTGGGGCCGCTTCAGGTCTGTGTCTGCGGAGCCGCTTTGGCGCTCGGCGCGGTCCTTGGGCTCGGCGTGTCGGCCCCCGTCGCGTTGGTGCTCGGCACCGCGCTGGCCTTGTCGTCGACCGCCATCGTGGTGCCAGTCTTGGCGGAGCGGAAGCGGCTCAATTCCGGCGCGGGGCGAACCGCCTTCGCGGTGTTGCTCTTTCAGGATCTCGCGGTCGCGCCGCTGCTGTTCGGTGTGTCGTTGCTGTCGAGCCATGAGGTCGGCGGCATTGGGCTCGGGCTCCTGCTTCGGCTGGCGCCGGCCATTGTCGGCATCGGCGTCATCGTGACGCTCGGGCGGCTGATCCTGCGACCCTTGTTTCACCATGTCGCCTCGGCGCGCTCGACTGAATTGTTCATGGCGGCCTCGCTCTTTGTCGTGATCGGGACAAGCGCCATCACGGCGGCGGCCGGCTTGTCGATGGCGATCGGGGCTTTCCTGGCGGGCTTGCTGCTGGCCGAAACGGAATACCGACGCGAAATCGAAGTCACGATCGAGCCATTCAAGGGGCTTCTGCTCGGCTTGTTCTTCGTGTCGGTCGGGGCCGATCTCGATCTAACGCGGCTTTTTGCGGATCCCTTGAGGATCGTCGAGATCGCGGCCGGGCTGCTGGTCGTCAAGACGATGCTGCTGCTCGGTGTCGGCGTGGCCATCAAGCTGCCGCGACGGGTCGCCGTCGAGGTCGCGCTGCTGCTCGGGCCGGGCGGCGAATTTGCATTCGTGATCGTCAACGCGCTGTTGGCCGCCCATGTCCTCGATCCGAAGATCGGTCAGGATCTTCTCGTGGCCGTAACATTGACCATGATCGCGATCCCGCTCATCGCCGTCGTGGCGGAGCGGCTCGGCAAACGGCTCGGCCGCAGGGCCGACATTGCTGTGCCGGTCGAGCCGCCGCCGGACGATGGACAATCGCGTGTCATCATCGTGGGGTTTGGGCGGGTTGGGCGGCTCGTCAGCGAGATGCTGACCGTCCATAACGTGCCGTTTCTGGCGATCGACGAGAGCCCGAGCCTTGTCGCGCGCGAGCGCGCCGCCGGGACACCCATCTATTTCGGCGATGCGACCCGGCCGGAGTTCCTGCGTCGCTGTGGGCTCGAAACCGCACGCGCTCTGGTGCTGACCGTGAGTTCCTCACGTGTCGTCGAGCAGGTGGCGGCGATTGGACGAGCCGAAAGCCAGGATCTCGTCGTCGTGGCGCGCGCCCGCGACGCCGATCATGCGCGCGCTCTCTACGACCTTGGCGTGACCGACGCCGTGCCCGAAACCATCGAGGCGAGCCTGCAACTCTCCGAAGCCGTGTTGGTCGATGTCGGTGTGCCGATGGGGCTGGTGATCGCCTCCGTCCACGAGAAACGCGACGAGTTTCGCCGGCTGCTGAACACCGAGCCAAGCACCGCTCGCGTGCGACAGTCGATCCGCCGACCGGTTCCGCGTTAG
- a CDS encoding uracil-DNA glycosylase yields MTTPDFDATAEQLADLLRWYGEMGVDAVVDDVPHDRFSASVAVQVPVSEAAPAQLEQEPALPLGDDGFTPTLPQRIRPPLTKAPAIVAARPIDAASLSADAAIQSAREAARDATSLDALRDIMDRFDGCGLKRTASRLVFADGNPAARVMMIGEAPGADEDRSGVPFVGKAGQLLDRMLATIGLDRTAVYIANVVPWRPPANRAPTDLEVATCLPFITRQIELAEPEFLVLLGGSAMQALLAGKESITRARGKWVDYPSGSRMIPAMPMLHPAYLLRTPFNKKFAWRDLRALADRLGLPPTI; encoded by the coding sequence ATGACCACGCCGGATTTCGATGCAACCGCCGAGCAACTGGCCGACCTCCTGCGCTGGTACGGCGAGATGGGCGTCGATGCGGTCGTCGACGACGTGCCGCATGATCGCTTCTCCGCTTCGGTTGCGGTGCAGGTGCCGGTCTCTGAGGCTGCTCCGGCCCAGCTGGAGCAGGAGCCAGCGCTCCCGTTGGGCGACGACGGCTTCACGCCAACTCTCCCCCAACGCATTCGCCCACCGCTCACCAAAGCGCCTGCGATCGTTGCGGCACGCCCCATCGATGCGGCGTCGCTGTCGGCTGACGCGGCGATCCAGTCCGCCCGAGAGGCCGCGCGGGACGCCACGAGCCTCGACGCTTTACGCGACATCATGGATCGGTTCGACGGCTGCGGGTTGAAGCGAACCGCGAGCCGCCTCGTTTTCGCGGACGGCAATCCCGCGGCGCGCGTCATGATGATCGGCGAGGCGCCCGGCGCCGACGAGGACCGGAGCGGCGTGCCGTTCGTCGGCAAGGCCGGGCAATTGCTCGACCGGATGCTCGCCACCATCGGGCTTGACCGAACCGCCGTCTATATCGCCAACGTGGTGCCCTGGCGTCCGCCCGCCAACCGTGCGCCGACCGATCTCGAAGTGGCAACCTGCCTGCCATTCATCACCCGGCAGATCGAACTCGCGGAGCCCGAATTTCTGGTGCTGCTCGGCGGCTCCGCCATGCAGGCCCTGCTGGCCGGAAAGGAATCGATCACCCGCGCGCGCGGCAAATGGGTCGATTACCCATCCGGCAGCCGGATGATTCCAGCCATGCCGATGCTGCATCCGGCCTACCTGCTCCGTACGCCTTTCAATAAAAAATTTGCGTGGCGGGATTTGCGGGCGCTCGCCGATCGTTTGGGACTGCCGCCAACGATCTAA
- a CDS encoding electron transfer flavoprotein-ubiquinone oxidoreductase, giving the protein MALADGVQTETELPEREAMDFDVVVVGAGVAGLSAAIRLKQLSPDLAIVVVEKGSEVGAHVLSGAVIDPCGLDTLLPEWRQDDDRPLTTAVTADQFYYLGPAGGMRLPNALMPPLMSNHGNYIGSLGNVARYLGRKAEALGIDIYPGFAAVEVLYGEAGEVVGVATGDMGIGREGEITASYTRGMELRAKYLMVAEGARGSLAKGLIRRFKLDEGRDPQKYGLGLKELWQVDPAQHKPGLVQHSFGWPLANDTGGGSFLYHMEDNLVAVGFVVHLNYKNPTLSPFDEFQRFKTHPIIAPTFAGGKRLSYGARAITEGGWQSVPKLAFPGGVLIGCAAGFVNVPRIKGSHNAVLSGMLAAEHVAAALAEGRSNDSLDGYENAWRGSAIGHDLKRVRNVKPLWSRFGTMVGVALGGLDMWMNSIFGGSLFGTLSHGKPDYATLKPLAEVTPIVYPKPDGVVSFDKLSSVFLSSTNHEEGQPAHLVLTDPSVPILDNLPKYGEPARLYCPAGVYEVVYADEKAHTDPRFVINAQNCVHCKTCDIKDPAQNITWVPPEGGGGPVYGSM; this is encoded by the coding sequence ATGGCCTTGGCCGATGGCGTGCAGACCGAGACCGAACTGCCCGAACGCGAGGCCATGGATTTCGACGTCGTTGTGGTGGGCGCCGGCGTTGCGGGTCTGTCGGCCGCGATCCGTCTCAAGCAACTGTCGCCCGATCTCGCCATCGTCGTGGTCGAGAAAGGGTCGGAGGTCGGGGCGCATGTTCTGTCGGGCGCCGTCATCGATCCCTGCGGCCTCGACACATTGCTTCCCGAATGGAGGCAAGATGACGATCGGCCATTGACGACCGCCGTAACGGCGGATCAGTTCTACTATCTCGGCCCGGCCGGCGGGATGCGACTTCCCAATGCGCTGATGCCGCCGCTGATGAGCAATCACGGCAATTATATCGGCTCGCTCGGCAACGTCGCCCGCTACCTCGGCCGCAAGGCAGAAGCGCTCGGCATCGACATCTATCCCGGCTTTGCGGCTGTCGAGGTGCTGTATGGCGAGGCGGGCGAGGTCGTCGGTGTCGCCACCGGCGATATGGGGATCGGGCGCGAGGGCGAGATCACCGCGAGCTATACGCGCGGTATGGAGTTGCGGGCCAAATACCTGATGGTGGCCGAAGGCGCACGCGGCTCTCTCGCCAAGGGGCTGATCCGTCGCTTCAAGCTCGACGAGGGGCGCGACCCCCAAAAATACGGCCTCGGCCTCAAGGAGCTCTGGCAGGTCGATCCGGCCCAGCACAAGCCGGGGCTCGTGCAACATAGCTTCGGCTGGCCGCTTGCCAATGACACCGGCGGCGGCTCGTTCCTCTATCACATGGAGGATAATCTCGTCGCGGTCGGCTTCGTGGTCCACCTCAATTACAAGAACCCGACGCTGTCGCCCTTCGACGAGTTCCAGCGCTTCAAGACCCATCCGATCATCGCGCCCACCTTCGCGGGCGGAAAACGCCTATCCTACGGCGCGCGCGCCATCACCGAGGGCGGCTGGCAATCGGTGCCCAAGCTTGCTTTTCCGGGCGGAGTGCTGATCGGCTGCGCGGCCGGCTTCGTCAATGTGCCCCGCATCAAGGGCTCGCATAATGCCGTACTGTCGGGGATGCTGGCAGCCGAACACGTCGCAGCCGCTCTGGCTGAAGGCCGCAGCAACGACTCGCTGGACGGCTACGAGAATGCGTGGCGCGGGAGCGCGATCGGGCATGACCTGAAGCGCGTCCGCAACGTCAAGCCGCTGTGGTCGCGGTTCGGCACGATGGTGGGCGTGGCGCTCGGCGGCCTTGACATGTGGATGAACTCCATCTTCGGCGGCTCGCTCTTCGGCACGTTGAGCCATGGCAAGCCCGATTACGCGACCCTGAAGCCGCTCGCGGAGGTGACGCCGATCGTCTATCCGAAGCCGGATGGCGTCGTCTCGTTCGATAAGCTGTCGAGCGTCTTCCTGTCGTCGACCAACCATGAGGAGGGCCAGCCGGCCCATCTGGTGCTGACCGACCCGAGCGTCCCGATCCTCGACAACCTGCCGAAATATGGCGAGCCGGCACGGCTTTATTGCCCGGCCGGGGTTTATGAGGTCGTCTATGCGGACGAGAAGGCCCACACCGATCCGCGCTTCGTCATCAACGCGCAGAATTGCGTCCATTGCAAAACCTGCGACATCAAAGATCCGGCGCAGAACATCACATGGGTTCCACCCGAGGGCGGCGGCGGCCCGGTCTATGGCTCGATGTGA
- a CDS encoding MFS transporter, with protein sequence MDAANRDAPLQGASLGRIVLASLVGTTIEFYDFYIYGTAAALVIGQVFFPSAAPGSQALNAFLTFGIAFLARPVGAILFGHFGDRIGRKSTLVASLLVMGASTTLIGFLPGYAQIGPAAAWLLCLMRLGQGIGLGGEWGGAALLAIENAPVGRRAWFGMFPQLGPPLGFLLANGLFLGLLVGLGEQQFLSGGWRIPFLVSAVLVAIGLYVRVSMTETPAFRAALKQQEPVRVPLVEVVRHHWMPLIQGSLAMVVCYALFYISTVFALQYGTSVRHIPRSDFLGLLCIAVLFMAAATPISAALADRFGRRPVLIIAGGLAALSGFALPGLLGQGSNREILLFLGLELGLMGLTFAPMGALLPELFPVRVRYTGASVAYNLGGILGASLAPFLAQVLLNYGGLPWVGYYVTTAALISLLAVASMRETSHN encoded by the coding sequence ATGGATGCAGCGAACCGCGACGCCCCGCTTCAGGGAGCGAGCCTCGGCCGCATCGTTCTGGCGAGCCTCGTCGGCACGACCATCGAATTCTACGATTTCTATATCTACGGCACGGCCGCCGCCTTGGTGATCGGGCAGGTGTTCTTTCCGTCAGCCGCACCGGGATCTCAGGCCCTCAATGCATTCCTGACGTTTGGGATCGCGTTCCTGGCCCGACCGGTCGGTGCGATCCTGTTCGGCCATTTCGGCGACCGGATCGGCCGCAAATCCACCCTTGTGGCCTCGCTCTTGGTAATGGGCGCGTCGACCACGCTGATCGGCTTCCTGCCAGGTTATGCTCAGATCGGGCCAGCTGCCGCGTGGCTGCTCTGCCTGATGCGACTCGGCCAGGGCATCGGTCTTGGCGGCGAATGGGGCGGGGCGGCGTTGCTCGCCATCGAAAATGCGCCGGTCGGCAGGCGCGCCTGGTTCGGCATGTTCCCCCAGCTTGGCCCGCCGCTCGGCTTTTTGCTGGCCAATGGCCTTTTTCTGGGGCTGCTCGTCGGTCTCGGGGAGCAGCAGTTTTTGAGTGGGGGCTGGCGGATCCCGTTTCTGGTCAGCGCCGTCCTGGTCGCGATCGGACTTTATGTGCGGGTCTCGATGACCGAAACACCGGCCTTTAGGGCGGCCTTGAAGCAGCAGGAACCTGTCCGTGTGCCGCTTGTCGAGGTGGTGCGACACCATTGGATGCCGCTGATCCAAGGCTCGCTCGCCATGGTGGTCTGCTACGCTCTGTTCTACATCTCGACCGTGTTCGCGCTCCAATACGGCACGAGCGTCAGGCATATCCCGCGATCAGATTTTCTCGGGCTGCTCTGCATCGCAGTGCTGTTTATGGCTGCAGCGACGCCGATCTCGGCCGCCTTGGCGGACCGCTTCGGCCGCCGTCCCGTGCTGATCATCGCCGGCGGCCTTGCGGCGCTGTCCGGCTTCGCTCTTCCCGGCTTGCTAGGCCAAGGCAGTAATCGCGAGATCCTGCTGTTCCTCGGCTTGGAACTCGGCCTCATGGGGCTGACTTTTGCGCCGATGGGCGCTCTGCTGCCGGAGCTGTTCCCGGTGCGCGTCCGCTACACCGGCGCGTCGGTGGCCTATAATTTAGGCGGGATCCTCGGCGCGTCGTTGGCGCCATTTCTGGCGCAAGTGCTTTTAAATTACGGTGGGTTGCCGTGGGTCGGATATTACGTCACGACCGCCGCTTTGATCAGCCTGCTTGCGGTTGCGAGCATGCGAGAGACATCACACAACTGA
- a CDS encoding carbohydrate porin, producing MTADDRSSIRTAQARLPLLRVLAGCLALSLAAAAPAFAEDQAQPGVPATAGGPSPGPEQKNAGASQPAWAGDLSTRANLLGDIGGLRPALDRYGVSFGLTETTEVLGNPTGGTRRGAIIEGMTEMSLGADLSKSIGLDGAILNISAFQIHGRGLSSRNLGNLNIVSSIEADPATRLNELWLQQSFWGGKLDIKIGQQSADLEFITSEYEDLFINSGFGWPTLPASDLPSGGPAYPLATPGIRVRAQPTDEITALVGLYSGSPAGLRPGDPQKNDPSGTNFDVSSGAFVIGEVQYGLNKQKDATGLPGTYKLGAWYNSNRFADAFYQNGTTTQAPGVLTGLPGSKRGDWSIYGTLDQLVYRPSKDSDGGLGLTARAMGAPDDRNVVDLFVQGGVTYKGAFGRANDTMGIGVEWARIGARAQAGDEAAALASGTASPIRSSETVIEATYQAQIEPWWIVQPDFQYVFNPGGGLPDPDHPNRRVGDAAVLGIRSVVTF from the coding sequence ATGACGGCGGACGATCGGTCGTCAATCAGAACGGCACAGGCGAGGCTTCCGCTGTTGCGCGTTCTCGCGGGCTGTCTGGCTCTTTCCCTGGCTGCTGCGGCGCCGGCCTTCGCAGAAGATCAAGCACAACCGGGCGTCCCCGCCACGGCGGGCGGGCCGTCGCCCGGACCAGAGCAGAAGAACGCGGGTGCCAGCCAGCCCGCATGGGCCGGCGATCTCTCGACACGGGCCAACCTGCTCGGCGATATCGGCGGCTTGCGGCCGGCGCTCGACCGCTATGGCGTCTCGTTCGGCCTGACCGAGACGACCGAGGTGCTCGGCAACCCGACCGGGGGCACCCGGCGCGGCGCCATCATCGAGGGGATGACCGAGATGAGCCTCGGCGCCGACCTGTCGAAATCGATCGGGCTCGACGGCGCGATCCTTAACATCAGTGCGTTTCAGATCCACGGCCGCGGCCTGTCGAGCCGCAATCTCGGCAACCTCAATATCGTCAGCTCGATCGAGGCGGATCCCGCGACGCGGCTGAACGAACTCTGGCTGCAGCAGAGCTTCTGGGGTGGCAAGCTCGACATCAAGATCGGTCAGCAAAGCGCCGATCTCGAATTCATCACCTCCGAATACGAGGATCTGTTTATCAATTCCGGCTTCGGCTGGCCGACGCTGCCGGCCTCCGATTTGCCCTCGGGCGGGCCCGCTTACCCGCTCGCCACGCCGGGCATAAGGGTCAGGGCCCAGCCGACGGACGAGATCACGGCCCTGGTCGGGCTTTATAGCGGCAGCCCCGCTGGGCTTCGACCGGGCGATCCACAAAAGAACGACCCCTCGGGCACCAACTTCGATGTCTCAAGCGGCGCTTTTGTAATCGGCGAAGTGCAATATGGCCTCAACAAGCAGAAGGATGCCACGGGTCTGCCCGGCACCTACAAGCTCGGCGCCTGGTACAATTCCAACCGTTTCGCCGATGCGTTCTATCAGAACGGAACCACCACGCAGGCGCCGGGCGTCCTCACCGGATTGCCCGGCTCCAAGCGGGGCGATTGGAGCATCTACGGAACGCTCGACCAATTGGTGTATCGTCCCTCGAAGGACAGCGACGGCGGCCTCGGCTTGACGGCGCGCGCCATGGGAGCACCGGACGACCGCAACGTCGTCGACCTGTTCGTGCAGGGCGGCGTCACCTACAAGGGCGCGTTCGGGCGGGCCAACGACACGATGGGGATTGGTGTCGAATGGGCCAGAATCGGCGCGCGGGCGCAGGCAGGCGATGAGGCGGCCGCGCTGGCCAGCGGAACCGCGTCTCCCATCCGGAGCAGCGAAACCGTTATCGAGGCGACCTATCAGGCGCAGATCGAACCCTGGTGGATCGTGCAGCCCGATTTCCAATATGTGTTCAATCCCGGAGGCGGTTTGCCAGACCCCGATCACCCCAACCGCCGCGTCGGCGATGCGGCCGTGCTCGGCATCCGGAGCGTCGTGACCTTCTAG